The following proteins are co-located in the Desulfovibrio desulfuricans genome:
- the era gene encoding GTPase Era, whose product MSDQNYRCGWVALMGPPNAGKSTLLNALLGQKVTIVTPKPQTTRNQIVGILTDENAQVIFMDTPGLAQVRGRLSKTMLQAVWQSLAQAEVIMPVLDAHLYIRHPEFLERDLEPLSRALSNDDRPMVVVVNKVDLFSDKSRMLPLLTRLSEMWPKAEIFPTSALNRDGLPDLAKLIRSKLPVAQAQFPEDQISTAPMRFMTAEIVREKLFLHLRQEVPYSVAVDVESWQEDEERGQTVIHAVIYVGRPMHKAMVIGRAGASIKQIGIEARKEIQDLVGGKVHLELWVKVREHWTEDAAFLREMGLMAE is encoded by the coding sequence ATGTCGGATCAGAACTATCGTTGCGGCTGGGTCGCGCTTATGGGGCCGCCCAACGCGGGCAAATCCACCCTGCTGAACGCCTTGCTCGGCCAGAAGGTGACCATCGTCACCCCCAAGCCGCAGACCACGCGCAATCAGATTGTGGGCATCCTTACGGACGAGAACGCCCAGGTTATTTTTATGGATACGCCGGGCCTTGCCCAGGTGCGCGGTCGACTGAGCAAAACCATGCTCCAGGCCGTGTGGCAGAGCCTTGCCCAGGCCGAAGTCATCATGCCCGTGCTTGACGCCCACCTGTACATCCGTCATCCGGAATTTCTGGAACGCGACCTTGAGCCGCTGTCCAGGGCGCTTTCCAACGATGACCGGCCCATGGTTGTGGTGGTCAACAAGGTGGATCTGTTCTCGGACAAAAGCCGCATGCTGCCGCTGTTGACCCGTCTGAGCGAAATGTGGCCCAAGGCGGAAATTTTCCCCACCTCGGCCCTGAACCGGGACGGCCTGCCGGATCTGGCAAAACTTATCCGTTCCAAGCTGCCCGTTGCTCAGGCCCAGTTCCCCGAAGACCAGATTTCCACGGCCCCCATGCGTTTTATGACTGCGGAAATCGTGCGCGAAAAGCTGTTCCTGCATCTGCGTCAGGAAGTGCCCTATTCCGTGGCTGTGGACGTGGAAAGCTGGCAGGAAGACGAAGAACGCGGCCAGACTGTGATCCACGCGGTCATCTACGTGGGGCGGCCCATGCACAAGGCCATGGTTATTGGCCGTGCGGGCGCTTCCATCAAGCAGATAGGCATTGAGGCCCGCAAGGAAATTCAGGATCTGGTGGGCGGCAAGGTGCATCTGGAGCTTTGGGTCAAGGTGCGCGAGCACTGGACTGAAGACGCCGCCTTCCTGCGCGAGATGGGCCTGATGGCGGAGTAG
- the tgt gene encoding tRNA guanosine(34) transglycosylase Tgt, whose protein sequence is MSQSVFTIEHTDGAARAGVLRTAHGTIPTPIFMPVGTVGSVKALAPDDLAAIGAPIILGNTYHLYLRPGDELVHRRGGLHKFASWPGSILTDSGGFQVFSLSSLRKIREEGVEFRSHLDGSKHLFTPEKVLEIQRNLNSDIMMVLDECVPFGADYAYTEKSLALTTRWAKRAMDAYPPGSAHNLMFGITQGGFYKDLRERSVNELCAMDFDGFAIGGLSVGEPKDKMYDLLYHTAPLLPGEKPRYLMGVGTPLDIATGIHAGVDMFDCVLPTRNARNGTLYTSLGKINIKRREFAEDDGPLDPNCRCYACRNFSRAYLRHLYASQELLSFRLNSLHNLTYFLDLARNARQAIVEGRYMDFLAKITALYPDEAARAAAGS, encoded by the coding sequence ATGTCCCAATCCGTATTTACCATTGAACACACCGACGGCGCGGCCCGCGCCGGGGTGCTGCGCACGGCTCACGGCACTATCCCCACGCCTATCTTCATGCCCGTGGGAACCGTGGGATCCGTCAAGGCTCTTGCCCCGGATGATCTGGCCGCCATTGGCGCGCCCATCATTCTGGGCAATACCTATCACCTTTATCTGCGCCCCGGCGATGAGCTTGTGCACCGGCGCGGGGGGCTGCACAAGTTCGCCTCCTGGCCCGGCTCCATCCTGACGGACAGCGGCGGTTTTCAGGTATTCAGCCTGAGTTCGCTGCGCAAGATCCGCGAGGAAGGCGTGGAGTTCCGCTCGCACCTCGATGGCTCAAAGCATCTGTTTACGCCTGAAAAGGTGCTGGAAATCCAGCGCAACCTGAATTCAGACATCATGATGGTGCTTGACGAATGCGTGCCCTTTGGCGCGGATTACGCCTATACGGAAAAATCTCTGGCCCTGACCACGCGCTGGGCCAAGCGCGCCATGGATGCCTATCCGCCCGGTTCGGCGCACAATCTGATGTTTGGCATCACGCAGGGCGGTTTTTACAAAGACCTGCGCGAGCGCTCGGTAAATGAACTGTGCGCCATGGATTTTGACGGCTTTGCCATTGGCGGGCTTTCGGTGGGCGAGCCGAAAGACAAGATGTATGATCTGCTCTACCACACAGCGCCCCTGCTGCCCGGCGAAAAGCCCCGCTACCTCATGGGAGTGGGGACGCCGCTGGACATTGCCACGGGCATCCATGCCGGGGTGGACATGTTCGACTGCGTGTTGCCCACCCGCAATGCGCGTAACGGCACGCTCTACACGTCGCTTGGCAAGATCAACATCAAACGGCGCGAATTTGCCGAGGATGACGGCCCCCTTGATCCCAACTGCCGTTGCTACGCCTGCCGCAATTTTTCGCGCGCCTATCTGCGGCATCTGTACGCCAGCCAGGAATTGCTGTCATTCCGGCTCAATTCCCTGCACAACCTCACCTATTTTCTCGATCTGGCGCGCAACGCGCGTCAGGCCATCGTGGAAGGGCGCTATATGGATTTTCTGGCGAAAATTACGGCCCTGTATCCCGACGAAGCCGCCCGCGCCGCCGCTGGTTCGTAG
- a CDS encoding YggS family pyridoxal phosphate-dependent enzyme gives MGDTLLLERYARVLDRIDTACASAGRPRESVRLIAVSKLHPAESLAQVAAAGQIDFGENYVQEALQKRQDLNADPATAAQCAGIRWHMIGHVQSRKAPLVAGAFSLVHTLDSRKLADAFERRLAEGGARQPVLFEVNVGGESQKSGVMSADLPELADYVLEHCPHLEVQGLMCLPPVFDAGDAARPHFARLRELRDTLSTRLGLPLSELSMGMSGDFEGAVAEGATMVRIGTDIFGPRPAKV, from the coding sequence ATGGGCGATACCTTGTTGCTCGAACGCTATGCGCGGGTGCTCGACCGCATTGACACGGCCTGTGCATCGGCTGGCCGCCCCCGCGAAAGCGTGAGGCTTATTGCCGTTTCAAAACTGCATCCGGCGGAATCCCTGGCCCAGGTGGCCGCCGCCGGGCAGATTGATTTTGGCGAAAACTACGTTCAGGAGGCCCTGCAAAAAAGGCAGGACCTGAACGCAGACCCGGCCACAGCAGCGCAGTGCGCCGGGATACGCTGGCACATGATCGGTCATGTGCAAAGCCGCAAGGCTCCGCTGGTGGCGGGGGCTTTCAGTCTTGTGCATACCCTTGATTCCCGCAAGCTTGCGGACGCCTTTGAGCGGCGTCTGGCGGAGGGCGGAGCGCGTCAGCCAGTGCTGTTTGAGGTGAATGTTGGGGGCGAATCGCAAAAATCCGGTGTGATGTCTGCAGATTTGCCGGAATTGGCCGATTATGTTCTTGAGCATTGCCCGCACCTTGAGGTGCAGGGCCTCATGTGTCTGCCCCCGGTTTTTGATGCGGGCGATGCAGCGCGGCCCCATTTTGCAAGGCTGCGTGAATTGCGCGACACCTTGAGCACCCGCCTTGGCCTGCCCCTGTCCGAGCTTTCCATGGGCATGAGCGGCGATTTTGAAGGTGCGGTGGCCGAAGGGGCCACCATGGTGCGCATAGGTACGGATATTTTCGGGCCGCGTCCTGCCAAGGTGTGA
- the alr gene encoding alanine racemase encodes MSDCTFSPSLCHIDLAAIRRNFGRMGKAEKLMPVIKSDAYGHGLLPVARVLSDAGARRFAVGTVSEGMALREAGLRQTIVPLLGALTDVEWQGAAMQGLTPVVGNFDQLERAAAHCHAGRILRVAIKCETGMGRLGFSQEELPQAIDRLRNIPGISPAMVISHFSCADVPEQEAYSQDQIKRFTAMSDALRTAFPDIERSLCNTAGTIGRPEGHFEVCRPGISLYGGNPFTGTSWEGKGAALGLEWAMSVSAPVIEVRQVAEGRSVSYGRLFTAQKPATVAVVAIGYATAFNRSLSTRAAMLINGRRAPQVGRVCMGMIMADVSDLPPVRVGDTAWLVGGPAEAGQKAVTPQDIADALGTISYEVLCLFGGMNPRVYA; translated from the coding sequence GTGAGCGATTGCACGTTTTCACCATCGCTGTGCCACATCGATCTGGCCGCCATCCGCCGTAATTTTGGCCGCATGGGCAAGGCTGAAAAGCTTATGCCGGTCATCAAGTCAGACGCGTACGGCCACGGCCTCTTGCCTGTGGCGCGGGTTTTGTCTGATGCTGGCGCGCGGCGCTTTGCCGTGGGAACCGTATCAGAAGGCATGGCCCTGCGCGAGGCTGGCCTGCGGCAAACCATTGTGCCGCTTCTGGGCGCGCTCACCGATGTGGAATGGCAGGGAGCGGCCATGCAGGGGCTGACCCCGGTGGTGGGCAACTTTGACCAGCTTGAACGCGCCGCCGCCCATTGCCACGCCGGGCGCATCCTGCGCGTTGCCATAAAGTGCGAAACCGGCATGGGCCGCCTTGGCTTTTCGCAGGAAGAACTGCCCCAGGCTATCGACCGGCTGCGCAACATCCCGGGCATCTCTCCGGCTATGGTCATATCGCACTTTTCATGCGCCGATGTGCCGGAGCAGGAAGCCTATTCACAGGACCAGATCAAGCGCTTCACCGCCATGTCTGACGCGCTGCGTACGGCATTCCCCGACATTGAGCGCTCGCTCTGCAATACGGCCGGCACCATAGGCCGCCCCGAAGGGCATTTCGAGGTGTGCCGCCCCGGCATTTCGCTCTACGGCGGCAATCCCTTTACGGGAACCTCATGGGAAGGCAAGGGTGCCGCGCTCGGTCTGGAATGGGCCATGAGCGTCAGCGCGCCCGTTATCGAGGTACGGCAGGTGGCCGAGGGCCGCAGCGTGTCGTATGGTCGGCTGTTTACGGCGCAGAAGCCTGCTACCGTGGCGGTTGTTGCCATTGGCTACGCCACTGCTTTCAACCGCTCGCTCTCAACACGTGCCGCCATGCTCATCAACGGACGGCGCGCCCCCCAGGTGGGCCGGGTGTGCATGGGCATGATCATGGCCGATGTCAGCGATCTGCCGCCCGTGCGCGTGGGCGACACCGCTTGGCTTGTGGGCGGCCCCGCCGAGGCGGGACAAAAAGCGGTGACGCCGCAGGACATAGCGGATGCGCTGGGCACCATTTCGTACGAAGTGCTGTGCCTCTTTGGCGGCATGAACCCGCGCGTCTACGCATAA
- a CDS encoding VUT family protein, whose product MPTLPPMFSLFTYIALIVGVNFAFSVTPLIQLPNGDMWAPLSLIVGFIFVVRDYAQRRVGHHVLWGMLVGCVVSWFMASPQLALASAAAFAVGELGDWAVYTFTRRPFSQRILISSLVGAPLDSIVFLGMIGIATPWSVITMSLSKLAGSLLVFWLVRRREQRECGLEHIQA is encoded by the coding sequence ATGCCTACTCTCCCGCCCATGTTCAGCCTATTTACCTATATTGCACTTATTGTGGGCGTTAACTTCGCCTTTTCAGTCACTCCGCTCATCCAGTTGCCCAATGGCGATATGTGGGCTCCCCTTTCGCTCATCGTCGGCTTTATTTTTGTGGTGCGCGATTACGCGCAGCGCCGCGTGGGGCATCATGTGCTTTGGGGCATGCTGGTGGGTTGCGTGGTCAGCTGGTTCATGGCCAGCCCGCAGCTTGCGCTGGCCAGCGCCGCGGCCTTTGCCGTGGGCGAACTGGGCGACTGGGCGGTATACACCTTTACCCGCCGCCCGTTTTCGCAGCGCATTCTCATTTCAAGCCTTGTGGGCGCGCCGCTGGACAGCATCGTATTTCTGGGCATGATCGGCATTGCCACGCCCTGGTCTGTCATTACCATGAGCCTGAGCAAGCTGGCAGGATCACTGCTTGTTTTCTGGCTGGTACGCCGCCGCGAGCAGCGCGAATGCGGGCTGGAGCACATCCAGGCATAG
- a CDS encoding flagellar basal body-associated FliL family protein translates to MAAKEKESKALPEGQAENPKKGSKAKRIVIILAILLITLSGAGIGGYWWFFIRTPSSASSAPAESASADTAGKGAAGQTGAGGSGGASGGASGQAGAGGSGAAGSAGDGRIERQGDLPRSSGQVLPLPPITVNISDPSGRRYLKLGMEVEVNADVAAALQANNPRIRDAIIMLLAGKTFNDISTPDGKVLLKAEVAARLNQILGAQRVIRVYFTDFVVE, encoded by the coding sequence ATGGCGGCCAAAGAAAAAGAATCAAAGGCCCTGCCGGAAGGGCAGGCAGAAAACCCCAAGAAGGGCTCCAAGGCCAAGCGCATCGTCATTATTTTGGCGATCTTGCTTATCACTCTGAGTGGCGCGGGCATTGGCGGCTATTGGTGGTTTTTCATCCGCACGCCGTCTTCGGCAAGTTCTGCGCCTGCTGAATCTGCATCTGCGGATACCGCAGGCAAGGGCGCGGCGGGCCAGACAGGCGCAGGCGGTTCTGGCGGCGCCAGCGGCGGCGCATCCGGTCAGGCCGGGGCAGGCGGTTCTGGCGCCGCAGGCAGCGCGGGCGATGGACGTATTGAACGGCAGGGCGATCTGCCGCGCAGCAGTGGCCAGGTTTTGCCATTGCCGCCCATAACCGTGAACATTTCCGACCCTTCGGGGCGGCGGTATCTCAAGCTGGGGATGGAGGTCGAGGTCAATGCGGACGTTGCCGCTGCATTGCAGGCCAACAATCCGCGTATCCGAGATGCCATCATCATGCTGCTGGCGGGCAAGACGTTTAACGATATCTCCACGCCTGACGGCAAGGTGCTGTTGAAGGCGGAGGTGGCCGCGCGGCTGAACCAGATTCTGGGCGCGCAAAGGGTCATACGCGTATATTTTACCGATTTTGTCGTGGAATAG
- a CDS encoding DUF5665 domain-containing protein, which produces MDNRPEARQTDAELLLQRLDNAGLMEYVRLSQKTGKILWLNFLSGIARGLGFSIGASLVLAVLYKILARIISMNIPYLTELLQQIMNMAKGG; this is translated from the coding sequence ATGGACAACAGACCTGAAGCCAGACAGACCGATGCCGAACTCCTGCTGCAACGCCTCGACAACGCGGGCCTCATGGAATACGTCCGGCTGTCGCAAAAAACCGGCAAAATACTCTGGCTCAACTTTCTGTCAGGTATTGCCAGAGGGCTGGGTTTCAGCATTGGCGCATCGTTGGTGCTGGCCGTTCTCTACAAGATACTGGCCCGCATCATCAGCATGAACATCCCTTACCTTACAGAACTGCTGCAACAGATCATGAACATGGCCAAGGGGGGCTGA